The following are from one region of the Pirellulaceae bacterium genome:
- the xseB gene encoding exodeoxyribonuclease VII small subunit, protein MSKRKNDEEPPQLEPAMAELEQIVRRLEQGGGTLEEDLTGYSRAIGLIQLCHQRLAKAERTVELLSGVDSEGNPIAQPFDQTAQSLDQTAKSLEQKRADRSRRRSADSIDSIDIDETSF, encoded by the coding sequence ATGTCGAAGCGAAAAAATGACGAGGAGCCGCCACAATTGGAGCCTGCAATGGCCGAATTGGAGCAGATTGTACGCCGCTTAGAACAGGGTGGCGGAACATTGGAAGAGGATCTGACCGGATACAGCCGCGCGATCGGACTTATTCAGCTGTGCCACCAACGATTGGCCAAGGCCGAGCGGACCGTAGAATTGCTATCTGGCGTAGACAGCGAAGGCAACCCAATCGCACAACCTTTCGACCAGACGGCGCAGTCTCTTGATCAGACAGCTAAGTCGCTTGAGCAGAAACGAGCCGATCGCAGCCGTCGTCGAAGCGCAGATAGCATTGACAGCATTGATATCGACGAAACCAGTTTCTAG
- a CDS encoding polyprenyl synthetase family protein, which translates to MQQSTVSRLDETIAPLIPAIQQALHQCTADRDGCPSRLSAAIRYSVLAPGKRLRPALVLLACEAVSGQWTRAIPAAVAVELMHVYSLIHDDLPCMDNDSLRRGLPTCHIQFDEATAVLAGDSLQMLAIETLCKLLPSEMAVQCCAILAEAAGPSKLVGGQMDDLLAEGRFGQLPDTAGQTAELLQSIHLRKTSALIEASLRMGGVIGGAAPELLGRLGAFGRSLGLAFQIVDDCLDLESTPQQLGKATGKDSRHGKLTYPGLVGLERSRQTAQELAEQACEILSVLGGRSTKLKELARFVIERTH; encoded by the coding sequence ATGCAGCAATCTACCGTCAGCCGGCTCGATGAAACCATAGCTCCTCTGATTCCAGCCATCCAGCAGGCGTTGCATCAATGTACGGCCGATCGTGATGGCTGCCCCAGTCGATTGAGCGCTGCGATTCGCTACAGCGTATTAGCTCCCGGCAAGCGTTTGCGCCCGGCACTAGTGCTGCTCGCCTGCGAAGCGGTCTCTGGGCAGTGGACTCGGGCGATACCCGCAGCGGTTGCCGTCGAATTGATGCACGTCTATTCGTTGATCCACGACGATCTGCCTTGCATGGACAACGATTCGTTGCGCCGCGGACTGCCAACTTGCCACATTCAATTTGATGAAGCAACTGCCGTATTGGCTGGCGATAGCCTGCAGATGCTGGCCATCGAAACGCTGTGCAAATTGCTGCCTAGTGAAATGGCCGTCCAGTGCTGTGCGATCTTGGCCGAGGCCGCCGGGCCAAGTAAGTTGGTTGGAGGACAGATGGATGACCTGCTGGCCGAAGGCCGGTTTGGTCAGCTGCCAGACACTGCCGGCCAGACCGCAGAGCTGCTCCAAAGCATCCACCTTCGCAAGACCAGTGCGCTAATAGAAGCCAGCCTCAGGATGGGAGGCGTGATTGGCGGTGCGGCTCCAGAGTTGCTGGGGCGATTGGGGGCCTTTGGCCGATCTTTGGGCTTGGCTTTTCAGATCGTGGATGACTGCTTAGATTTGGAAAGCACCCCGCAGCAGCTTGGTAAGGCCACCGGCAAGGACTCCCGCCACGGCAAATTGACCTATCCCGGGCTGGTCGGCCTGGAACGGTCTCGGCAAACGGCCCAAGAACTGGCCGAACAAGCCTGCGAAATCCTATCGGTACTTGGCGGTCGATCGACTAAACTAAAAGAGTTGGCGCGGTTTGTAATCGAGCGAACGCACTAA
- the dxs gene encoding 1-deoxy-D-xylulose-5-phosphate synthase, translating to MTLSILPRIQSALDLHSMSLHELETAAEEIRHVLCGLLSIRTAHFASNLGVVELCLALHSVYDFRTDRLIWDTGHQIYPHKLVTGRYAQFASIRTRDGLMGYPNPAESPYDLFMTGHAGCSVSTALGLKSGDDLMNQPQRRSVAVIGDGAFPSGIVFEALNNAGELKSKLLIVLNDNRMSICPRVGSMASYLDRLRSNPFYTGLKHEVVKMLGHVPVLGDPTERLLAQIKEAVKAGLHGGMLFEELGIRYVGPIDGHDIGLLRKYLKMLDKEEGPVLLHVVTEKGHGYQPAAQDPVLFHTPPAFEDQQGQAKFMSSGGSPAFTNFARDAIASAMRRDQHVTVMTAAMCQGNKLEPVRDEFPSRFFDVGICESHAVAFAAGQAKTGVRPIVAIYSTFLQRSYDQIFQEVSLQSLPVVMMMDRAGLAGPDGPTHHGVFDVGYLRLFPNIISMAPADGPELAAMLDFALQQDAPTAIRYPKATARDLKLSSQPIERGKGQIVRWGTEGAIVALGPLLEMAIQAADQLAERGVQIAVINPRFIKPLDTELLEQVFRQCKFVVTLEESALAGGFGSALLEAACDHGWELPPMRRLGIPDRYIDHGEREDLLCDLGISPDKLVGLCLELTGSPAHCS from the coding sequence ATGACACTTTCTATTCTTCCGCGTATTCAGTCAGCTCTCGATCTACATTCGATGAGTCTGCACGAATTGGAGACGGCTGCCGAAGAAATTCGTCACGTGCTGTGTGGCCTGTTGAGCATTCGGACGGCACACTTTGCATCGAACCTGGGAGTCGTTGAGCTGTGCCTCGCGCTGCACAGCGTCTACGACTTTCGCACAGATCGGCTAATCTGGGATACAGGCCATCAGATATACCCGCACAAACTGGTCACAGGCCGTTACGCGCAATTCGCTTCGATTCGCACACGCGACGGCTTGATGGGTTATCCCAATCCAGCAGAAAGTCCCTACGACCTGTTCATGACCGGTCACGCCGGTTGCAGTGTCTCGACCGCTTTGGGACTAAAGAGCGGCGATGATTTGATGAATCAACCCCAGCGACGCAGCGTAGCCGTAATCGGCGACGGTGCGTTTCCGTCAGGTATCGTCTTCGAGGCACTGAACAACGCCGGGGAACTTAAGAGCAAGTTGCTGATTGTGCTTAACGACAATCGAATGAGCATCTGCCCGCGCGTGGGTTCGATGGCCAGCTATCTCGATCGCTTGCGTTCCAATCCGTTTTATACCGGACTCAAGCATGAAGTCGTCAAAATGCTGGGACATGTGCCCGTTCTCGGAGACCCCACTGAGCGACTGCTGGCGCAGATTAAAGAAGCCGTCAAAGCCGGCTTGCATGGCGGAATGTTGTTTGAAGAGCTAGGCATTCGTTACGTCGGTCCAATCGATGGTCACGATATTGGCCTGCTCCGCAAGTATCTGAAGATGCTGGACAAGGAAGAAGGACCGGTCTTGTTGCATGTGGTAACCGAAAAGGGCCACGGTTATCAACCTGCCGCTCAAGACCCGGTACTCTTCCATACGCCACCGGCTTTTGAAGACCAGCAAGGACAAGCCAAGTTTATGAGCAGTGGCGGTTCGCCCGCGTTTACCAATTTTGCGCGCGACGCGATTGCCAGTGCGATGCGCCGCGATCAACATGTAACCGTCATGACTGCCGCCATGTGCCAAGGCAACAAACTGGAACCTGTGCGAGACGAGTTCCCCTCACGATTCTTTGACGTGGGCATTTGCGAATCGCATGCTGTGGCCTTCGCTGCTGGACAAGCCAAAACCGGAGTCAGACCCATCGTTGCCATTTACAGCACCTTCTTGCAACGCAGTTATGACCAAATCTTCCAGGAAGTTTCACTGCAAAGCTTGCCGGTTGTCATGATGATGGATCGCGCGGGGTTAGCCGGTCCCGACGGTCCTACGCACCATGGAGTCTTTGACGTTGGCTATCTGAGGCTGTTTCCCAATATCATCTCGATGGCTCCGGCCGATGGTCCAGAACTGGCAGCCATGCTCGACTTTGCGTTGCAACAAGATGCTCCCACGGCCATTCGCTATCCCAAAGCAACCGCCCGCGACCTTAAGTTATCCAGTCAGCCGATTGAACGTGGTAAGGGTCAAATCGTTCGCTGGGGAACCGAGGGAGCGATCGTCGCGCTTGGACCACTATTGGAAATGGCCATTCAAGCTGCTGACCAGTTGGCTGAACGGGGCGTCCAGATTGCTGTGATCAATCCTCGATTCATCAAGCCACTCGATACCGAACTGCTGGAGCAAGTATTCCGGCAATGCAAGTTTGTTGTGACGCTCGAAGAATCAGCATTGGCGGGCGGTTTTGGCAGCGCCCTGTTAGAAGCCGCCTGTGACCATGGCTGGGAATTGCCGCCCATGCGACGCTTGGGCATCCCCGATCGCTATATCGACCACGGTGAGCGTGAAGATCTGTTGTGCGATTTGGGCATTTCGCCTGACAAGCTGGTTGGATTATGCTTGGAATTAACTGGTAGCCCTGCGCATTGCAGTTAA